From Panthera uncia isolate 11264 chromosome E1, Puncia_PCG_1.0, whole genome shotgun sequence, one genomic window encodes:
- the SRSF1 gene encoding serine/arginine-rich splicing factor 1, giving the protein MSGGGVIRGPAGNNDCRIYVGNLPPDIRTKDIEDVFYKYGAIRDIDLKNRRGGPPFAFVEFEDPRDAEDAVYGRDGYDYDGYRLRVEFPRSGRGTGRGGGGGGGGGAPRGRYGPPSRRSENRVVVSGLPPSGSWQDLKDHMREAGDVCYADVYRDGTGVVEFVRKEDMTYAVRKLDNTKFRSHEGETAYIRVKVDGPRSPSYGRSRSRSRSRSRSRSRSNSRSRSYSPRRSRGSPRYSPRHSRSRSRT; this is encoded by the exons ATGTCGGGAGGTGGTGTGATTCGTGGCCCGGCAGGGAACAACGATTGCCGCATCTACGTGGGTAACTTACCTCCAGACATCCGAACCAAGGACATTGAGGACGTGTTCTACAAATACGGTGCTATCCGTGACATCGATCTCAAGAATCGCCGCGGAGGACCGCCCTTCGCCTTCGTTGAGTTCGAGGACCCTCG AGACGCGGAAGACGCGGTATATGGTCGCGACGGCTATGATTACGATGGATACCGTCTGCGGGTGGAGTTTCCTCGAAGCGGCCGTGGCACCGGCCGAGGCGGCGGCGGGGGTGGAGGTGGCGGGGCTCCCCGAGGCCGCTATGGCCCCCCATCCAGGCGTTCTGAAAACAGAGTGGTTGTCTCTG gACTGCCTCCAAGTGGAAGCTGGCAGGATCTGAAGGATCACATGCGTGAAGCAGGTGATGTATGTTATGCTGATGTTTACCGAGATGGCACTGGTGTCGTGGAGTTTGTACGGAAAGAAGATATGACCTATGCAGTTCGAAAACTGGATAACACTAAGTTTAGATCCCATGAG GGAGAAACTGCCTACATCCGGGTTAAAGTTGATGGGCCCAGAAGTCCAAGTTATGGAAGATCACGATCTCGAAGCCGTAGTCGTAGCAGAAGCCGTAGCAGAAGCAACAGCAGGAGTCGCAGTTATTCCCCAAGGAGAAGCAGAGGATCACCACGCTATTCTCCCCGTCATAGCAGATCTCGCTCTCGTACATAA